A window of the Desulfobacula toluolica Tol2 genome harbors these coding sequences:
- a CDS encoding chemotaxis protein CheA, with protein MTYKIIEDLVEKLSCDFVLANPEEEPESLSGLLPILKQIHGKCTELSLDAKAKEVLKARKIITAVLKNNTGDVEKKMTALGEVISGLSSPISVPDKNDQVLDHTENSSSDEIADAQVLDRIEENLKQFADLISGYCPGEIPDLGLMLNILDELIAVSKQKKIVILNEVSVACKRYVEYMTLEDVHDTKPIEEGLLLLKSVLSHLKRGKVFAFDYSDVLALLNVKFDKEQEVKETEEIEEDPELEETAAVIEEPESEEILVTEEEQEPEKIIAIEEKPEPVIQTEPEKISDDDMEILIDFVSEAEENLDTIEVSLIDLEQDPTNKDIINDIFRPFHTIKGVSGFLSLTKINKLSHTTENLLDSARSGDFVINNTATDAILESVDALKNLLERVKQGTSTGFKQSDDDININHLRDKLQNLQTTLTKGGKEPLGEILVRKGVLNKESLDQSLENQQEFPEKKLGEILVEEKKAAPKQVASALMEQNLSKKQVVSQVKVSTQKLDDLVDYAGELVIAQSMLKQKTSNDPSLSQNVAQLGLIVSNMQNIAMSMRMIPIKATFMKMIRLVRDLSRKSGKDVALNMVGEETEIDRNVVDALYEPMVHMIRNSVDHGIEAKTDRLKLGKSSQGQIVLRAYHKGGHIIIEIEDDGKGLDKDGILEKAKSTGLITGNEQMTDAQIYDLILQPGFSTAKQITDVSGRGVGMDVVKDGIEKFRGQLHIESSKGAGTKFTISLPLTLAIIDGMLVRVDDERYVIPTIAIQKAFKPEKEDYFTVRGKGEMVKDRGNLIPLIRLNEIYNSSSQKKIVWDGLVVVVESKEEKRALLIDELLGKDEYVIKSLGTNLEDVEGLAGGAILADGRVGLILDIHGIFSLVSHAR; from the coding sequence ATGACTTATAAAATCATTGAAGATTTAGTTGAAAAACTTTCCTGTGATTTTGTCCTGGCAAATCCAGAAGAAGAGCCGGAAAGCTTATCCGGTTTGTTGCCGATTTTGAAACAAATTCATGGGAAATGTACGGAACTGTCTTTGGATGCCAAAGCAAAAGAGGTTTTAAAGGCAAGAAAAATTATAACGGCTGTTTTAAAAAATAATACCGGGGATGTTGAAAAAAAAATGACTGCTCTGGGTGAAGTGATATCCGGACTTTCATCGCCCATATCCGTTCCTGACAAAAATGATCAGGTTTTGGATCATACTGAAAATAGTTCATCTGATGAAATAGCAGATGCGCAGGTTTTGGATCGAATAGAAGAAAATTTGAAACAATTCGCTGATCTGATCAGCGGTTATTGTCCCGGAGAAATTCCTGACCTTGGGTTGATGCTTAATATACTGGATGAGCTTATTGCGGTTTCAAAACAAAAAAAAATTGTTATCTTGAATGAAGTCTCGGTTGCCTGCAAAAGGTATGTGGAATACATGACCCTGGAAGATGTTCATGATACAAAACCCATTGAAGAAGGCCTTTTGCTGCTCAAATCCGTCTTAAGCCATTTGAAAAGAGGGAAGGTGTTTGCGTTTGATTATTCTGATGTTCTGGCATTGTTAAATGTCAAGTTCGATAAAGAACAAGAAGTCAAAGAGACTGAGGAAATTGAGGAAGACCCTGAATTAGAAGAAACTGCAGCGGTAATAGAAGAGCCGGAATCGGAAGAAATTTTGGTTACAGAGGAAGAGCAGGAACCTGAAAAGATTATAGCGATTGAAGAAAAGCCTGAACCTGTGATCCAGACAGAACCGGAAAAAATATCAGACGATGATATGGAAATTCTTATAGATTTCGTATCTGAAGCTGAGGAAAACCTTGATACAATTGAAGTCAGTTTAATTGATCTGGAGCAGGACCCGACCAATAAGGATATTATCAATGATATCTTCCGTCCGTTTCATACCATTAAAGGCGTATCCGGCTTTTTGTCCCTGACAAAAATCAATAAGCTTTCCCACACCACGGAAAATCTTCTGGACAGTGCCCGCAGCGGAGATTTTGTGATTAATAATACGGCAACAGATGCCATATTGGAATCAGTAGATGCCTTGAAAAATCTCCTAGAAAGGGTAAAACAAGGTACTTCCACAGGATTCAAGCAGTCTGATGATGATATTAACATTAACCATTTGCGTGACAAACTCCAAAATCTTCAGACTACCCTGACAAAAGGCGGCAAAGAACCTCTGGGGGAGATTCTTGTCAGAAAAGGTGTTCTTAACAAGGAAAGTCTTGATCAATCCCTTGAGAATCAACAGGAATTTCCCGAGAAAAAACTCGGGGAAATACTGGTTGAAGAAAAAAAGGCTGCCCCTAAGCAGGTTGCCTCTGCCCTGATGGAACAAAATTTGTCCAAAAAACAGGTGGTCTCCCAGGTTAAAGTGAGTACTCAAAAACTGGATGATCTTGTGGATTATGCAGGAGAGCTTGTCATTGCCCAGTCAATGCTCAAACAGAAAACGTCAAATGATCCGTCATTGAGCCAGAATGTTGCACAGCTTGGTTTGATTGTAAGCAATATGCAGAATATTGCCATGTCCATGAGAATGATTCCGATTAAAGCCACTTTTATGAAAATGATACGCCTTGTCAGGGATTTGTCTCGGAAATCAGGCAAAGATGTGGCTTTAAATATGGTTGGTGAAGAAACAGAGATCGACAGAAATGTTGTGGATGCGTTGTATGAACCCATGGTACATATGATCAGAAACTCTGTTGATCACGGTATTGAAGCAAAAACAGATCGTCTTAAACTTGGAAAGTCTTCCCAGGGTCAGATTGTTTTGAGGGCTTATCATAAAGGCGGGCATATCATTATTGAAATCGAAGATGACGGCAAAGGGCTTGACAAGGACGGGATACTTGAAAAGGCTAAAAGCACGGGGCTTATTACAGGCAATGAACAGATGACGGATGCCCAGATCTATGATCTCATCCTTCAGCCCGGATTTTCTACTGCAAAGCAGATCACTGATGTCTCCGGCAGAGGGGTTGGCATGGATGTGGTCAAAGATGGAATTGAAAAATTCAGGGGACAGTTGCATATTGAATCATCAAAAGGTGCTGGAACTAAATTTACCATCAGCTTGCCGCTTACGCTTGCCATTATTGACGGAATGCTGGTAAGGGTTGATGATGAAAGATATGTCATTCCCACAATAGCCATACAAAAAGCTTTTAAACCGGAGAAAGAAGATTATTTTACCGTCAGGGGGAAAGGCGAAATGGTCAAGGACAGAGGTAATTTGATTCCCTTGATCCGTTTGAATGAAATTTACAACAGCAGCAGTCAAAAAAAAATCGTCTGGGACGGTCTTGTTGTTGTTGTTGAGTCAAAAGAAGAAAAAAGAGCATTGCTGATTGATGAACTTCTGGGCAAAGACGAATATGTAATCAAAAGTCTCGGCACCAATCTTGAGGATGTTGAAGGACTTGCCGGCGGAGCTATCCTGGCTGACGGGCGGGTAGGGCTTATTCTCGATATTCATGGTATTTTCAGCCTTGTGTCACATGCCAGATAA
- a CDS encoding chemotaxis protein CheD, which produces MKTIVGVADMKVSNSRSDSIITYSLGSCIGLVIYDPVAKVGGILHYMLPESSIDEKKAAARPYMFADTGIPRLFKFAYKLGGVKQRMKIYVAGGAEILDQNGFFNIGKRNYMALKKMFFKNKVMINKQDVGGNVNRTVRIEIATGDIYVKTSGSKEVKI; this is translated from the coding sequence GTGAAAACGATTGTTGGTGTAGCTGATATGAAAGTTAGCAATAGCAGATCTGATTCTATCATTACTTATTCTCTTGGTTCCTGTATAGGTCTTGTCATATATGATCCTGTTGCTAAAGTTGGAGGTATTTTGCATTATATGCTACCGGAGTCTTCCATTGATGAAAAAAAAGCTGCTGCCAGACCTTATATGTTTGCTGATACAGGAATACCCAGGCTGTTTAAATTTGCTTATAAGCTGGGTGGGGTTAAACAGCGCATGAAAATATATGTTGCAGGAGGAGCGGAAATTCTTGATCAGAACGGATTTTTTAATATTGGCAAAAGAAATTATATGGCATTGAAAAAAATGTTTTTTAAAAACAAAGTCATGATCAACAAGCAGGATGTTGGCGGGAATGTAAACCGTACCGTCAGGATTGAAATCGCAACCGGCGACATATATGTAAAAACCTCCGGCTCAAAGGAGGTGAAAATATGA
- a CDS encoding HDOD domain-containing protein produces the protein MNSIQELLKEIKNLKPIPAVANQLLAVVDNPDSSMEDIANVIQYDPIITASVLKICNSAFFGLKNPAESIKDAVNMLGTDQVIELVVMKSGAESLSGKQEGYGLENGDIWKYSVASAVLAKQIAVKLSLENKSMIFTSALIKDIGKIILEKYVSRSAEKIQNLLKNKNFSFREAEKKILGIDHAELGAMIAKMWNFSPKMVKIIRHHHLADETMIKDKEIAAVYLADCLCMMLGIGVGSDGLAYRFKNQAMKELGISADDIAMIIAEFGFNMQEVEELLQIV, from the coding sequence ATGAATTCAATCCAGGAATTATTAAAAGAGATCAAAAATTTAAAACCGATTCCAGCTGTTGCTAATCAGCTTCTGGCTGTTGTGGATAATCCTGACAGCTCAATGGAAGATATTGCCAATGTAATTCAATATGACCCTATTATAACGGCCAGTGTGTTAAAAATTTGCAATTCAGCGTTTTTCGGTCTTAAAAATCCGGCGGAATCCATCAAAGATGCTGTTAATATGCTGGGTACGGATCAAGTGATTGAACTTGTTGTAATGAAATCCGGGGCAGAAAGTCTTTCCGGGAAACAGGAAGGATATGGATTGGAAAATGGGGATATCTGGAAATATTCTGTTGCTTCTGCTGTTCTTGCAAAGCAGATAGCCGTTAAATTGTCTTTGGAAAACAAAAGCATGATATTTACGTCGGCCCTGATAAAGGATATCGGAAAAATTATTCTGGAAAAGTATGTAAGCCGTTCTGCAGAAAAAATTCAAAATCTTCTGAAAAACAAAAATTTCAGTTTTAGAGAAGCTGAAAAAAAGATACTGGGTATTGATCATGCCGAGCTGGGGGCCATGATCGCAAAAATGTGGAATTTCAGTCCTAAAATGGTTAAAATCATCCGGCATCATCACCTGGCTGATGAAACCATGATAAAAGACAAGGAAATTGCCGCTGTTTATCTTGCCGACTGCCTGTGTATGATGCTGGGAATAGGTGTGGGATCGGATGGGCTTGCATACCGGTTTAAAAATCAGGCCATGAAGGAACTGGGGATCTCAGCGGATGATATAGCCATGATTATTGCAGAATTTGGCTTTAACATGCAGGAAGTTGAAGAATTGTTACAGATTGTTTAA
- a CDS encoding response regulator → MSYSILIVDDSLPMRSVIKRTFKAAGYVNSEFHEAANGKDALELMKNDWIDIVITDYNMPVMNGMEFIKTIKQDDLLKDIPVVVISTEGNETKIKEFMDCGAAGYITKPFTPETIRDLLTDILGEISYDEDFDDSDDDFDF, encoded by the coding sequence ATGTCATACTCAATACTTATAGTGGATGATTCATTGCCCATGCGTTCTGTGATAAAAAGAACCTTTAAGGCTGCCGGCTATGTAAATTCTGAATTTCATGAAGCCGCCAACGGGAAAGATGCGCTTGAGCTTATGAAAAACGACTGGATTGATATTGTAATAACCGATTACAATATGCCGGTCATGAACGGCATGGAATTTATTAAAACAATTAAACAAGATGACCTTTTAAAGGATATTCCGGTTGTTGTTATTTCCACTGAGGGCAATGAAACAAAAATTAAAGAGTTTATGGACTGCGGTGCAGCCGGATATATCACCAAGCCCTTTACACCTGAAACAATAAGGGATTTACTAACTGATATCCTTGGAGAAATTAGCTATGATGAAGATTTTGATGACAGCGATGACGACTTCGATTTCTGA
- a CDS encoding chemotaxis protein CheX yields the protein MMKILMTAMTTSISEVMETMFYLPVEFPEESTFIQSGMDKYKHSMACRLNFSGDFSGHFVLVIPKNLLVDMTENFMGESRDSLEKEHLLGTLTETLNMICGNTLSRVDSKVPFELNIPKVIDESEIPKSELFTIVETTPSMMAIHVSLD from the coding sequence ATGATGAAGATTTTGATGACAGCGATGACGACTTCGATTTCTGAAGTAATGGAGACCATGTTTTATTTGCCTGTTGAATTTCCTGAAGAATCAACATTTATTCAAAGCGGAATGGATAAGTATAAACATAGTATGGCCTGCCGTCTGAATTTTTCCGGTGATTTTTCCGGACATTTTGTTCTTGTGATTCCCAAAAATCTTCTGGTTGACATGACTGAAAATTTTATGGGGGAATCCCGTGATAGCCTTGAGAAAGAACATCTTTTAGGTACATTGACGGAAACTTTGAACATGATCTGCGGCAATACATTGAGTAGAGTAGATTCAAAAGTTCCTTTTGAATTGAATATACCAAAAGTGATTGATGAATCTGAAATTCCGAAGTCCGAATTGTTTACTATAGTAGAGACCACTCCATCAATGATGGCAATTCATGTCTCACTGGACTGA
- a CDS encoding protein-glutamate methylesterase/protein-glutamine glutaminase, with protein sequence MLHDIKVLIVDDSAVVRKVFSEQLSKQKGITVIGTAPDPYVARDKIVKLKPDVITLDIEMPRMDGITFLRKLMKYYPLPVIIVSSLTTKGSKLAFEALSLGALEVISKPSAAYSVGDMSLQLAEKIRAISRVRVLPSTAKKTENAPLGAIESKALSVTTNKIVAIGASTGGTEAIKKVLTRLPQNFPGIVVVQHMPARFTTSFAERLDELCQMNVVEAKNGDTVINGRVLIAPGNYHMIFKRSGARYYVEIKKGPLVHYQRPAVDVLFKSVARYAGANALGIILTGMGKDGAAGMLDMKKAGAINIAQDEKSSVVFGMPKEAIKIGAVDHVHDINAIAGKTISLLERL encoded by the coding sequence ATGCTCCATGACATAAAAGTACTGATTGTAGATGATTCTGCTGTTGTTAGAAAGGTATTTTCTGAGCAATTGTCTAAACAAAAAGGGATCACTGTTATAGGAACAGCACCTGATCCCTATGTTGCACGGGATAAAATAGTAAAACTGAAACCGGATGTGATTACCCTTGATATTGAGATGCCCCGCATGGACGGCATAACTTTTTTAAGGAAATTGATGAAGTATTATCCTCTTCCTGTTATTATAGTAAGTTCATTAACGACCAAGGGAAGCAAACTTGCTTTTGAAGCACTTTCTCTGGGGGCTCTTGAAGTTATATCAAAACCTAGTGCCGCTTATTCCGTAGGTGATATGAGCCTGCAGCTTGCCGAAAAAATCAGGGCGATCAGCAGGGTAAGAGTGCTGCCATCGACTGCAAAGAAAACAGAGAATGCGCCTTTGGGTGCCATTGAATCAAAGGCTCTTTCTGTTACGACCAATAAAATTGTTGCAATTGGTGCTTCCACCGGGGGCACGGAAGCCATCAAAAAGGTGTTGACCCGGCTGCCGCAAAATTTTCCCGGGATTGTGGTGGTACAGCACATGCCTGCCCGTTTTACAACATCATTTGCCGAGAGGCTGGATGAGTTGTGTCAGATGAACGTTGTTGAAGCAAAAAATGGTGATACCGTTATAAACGGAAGAGTTCTGATTGCGCCGGGCAATTATCATATGATATTTAAACGAAGCGGTGCCAGGTATTATGTGGAGATTAAAAAAGGCCCTCTTGTCCATTATCAGCGGCCTGCGGTGGATGTTTTGTTTAAATCCGTTGCCAGGTATGCCGGAGCCAATGCGCTGGGTATTATCCTGACTGGTATGGGCAAGGATGGCGCTGCCGGAATGCTGGACATGAAAAAAGCAGGTGCAATTAATATTGCCCAGGATGAAAAGTCAAGTGTGGTGTTTGGGATGCCCAAAGAGGCAATAAAAATTGGTGCTGTTGATCATGTTCATGATATCAATGCTATTGCAGGCAAAACAATTTCCCTTTTAGAACGATTATAA
- a CDS encoding DEAD/DEAH box helicase, whose protein sequence is MSFKSFKFDPKIEAGISACGYTIPTPIQKEAIPPILDGRDILGLAQTGTGKTAAFVLPLLQRLLDGPRKKVRALIVAPTRELAEQIHADISKMAQKTGLRSISIYGGVGKHPQIKAIRSGVEIIVACPGRLLDLLNDRAFSLKAVEALVLDEADHMFDKGFLPDIRRIIKQLPTKRQSLVFSATMPKEIRHLAENILINPATVQINHTQPVLAISHVLFQVAKEQKTSLLKTIIQKEEMKSTLVFTRTKHKAKSLALILQKAGYKAASIQGNLSQVKRQEALNGFKNGTFKILVATDIAARGIDVKGISHVINYDVPDTAETYTHRTGRTGRAERTGQAFIFAGQEDRKIISLIERNLGKKMSCRETPGFAWDTKGAVSAKKGKRFSRPMPIGKKSASGGRGRNQHSGVFSLAISKSRTARP, encoded by the coding sequence ATGAGTTTTAAAAGTTTTAAGTTTGACCCTAAAATAGAAGCGGGTATTTCAGCCTGCGGCTATACAATTCCCACCCCGATCCAGAAAGAGGCTATTCCTCCAATACTTGACGGCAGAGATATTCTTGGTTTGGCCCAGACCGGGACTGGAAAGACTGCAGCTTTTGTGCTGCCCCTTCTTCAGCGACTGCTGGATGGTCCCAGAAAAAAAGTGCGGGCTTTGATTGTAGCACCCACAAGAGAGTTGGCAGAACAGATTCATGCAGATATCAGCAAAATGGCACAAAAGACCGGTTTGCGGAGTATTTCCATTTATGGTGGTGTTGGTAAGCATCCCCAGATCAAAGCGATCCGAAGCGGCGTGGAAATTATTGTTGCATGCCCGGGTCGATTGCTGGACCTCCTTAATGACCGGGCTTTTTCTTTGAAAGCTGTTGAAGCTCTGGTGCTTGATGAGGCAGACCATATGTTTGACAAAGGATTTCTACCTGATATCCGCAGGATTATTAAGCAGTTGCCCACGAAACGGCAATCTCTGGTTTTTTCTGCCACCATGCCTAAGGAAATCCGTCACTTGGCGGAAAATATATTGATAAATCCGGCAACTGTACAAATCAATCATACCCAGCCGGTTCTCGCAATTTCCCATGTCCTTTTTCAGGTTGCAAAAGAACAGAAGACCTCTTTGCTTAAAACAATTATTCAAAAAGAGGAAATGAAGAGTACACTGGTTTTTACCAGAACCAAACACAAGGCAAAGAGCCTGGCTCTGATATTGCAAAAAGCGGGCTATAAGGCAGCTTCAATTCAAGGCAATCTTTCCCAGGTTAAACGGCAGGAGGCACTGAACGGTTTTAAAAATGGTACATTCAAGATTCTGGTGGCCACCGATATTGCTGCCCGGGGTATTGATGTGAAGGGGATTTCCCATGTCATTAACTATGATGTACCGGACACGGCAGAGACATACACCCACCGTACGGGGCGTACAGGTCGGGCAGAACGAACCGGTCAGGCATTTATTTTTGCCGGTCAGGAAGACCGCAAAATAATTTCACTCATAGAGCGGAATCTGGGAAAAAAGATGAGTTGTAGGGAAACTCCTGGTTTTGCCTGGGATACCAAAGGGGCTGTTTCTGCAAAAAAGGGGAAACGCTTTTCACGACCAATGCCTATAGGAAAAAAATCTGCTTCAGGCGGGCGAGGCAGAAACCAACACAGCGGTGTTTTTTCTTTGGCGATCAGCAAAAGCAGGACAGCTCGTCCATAA
- a CDS encoding ferritin family protein, with protein sequence MDLEKYKQVISDAIKGEIEAKHFYEKVAKRIKDAYLKELFEQFSREEGKHETILTRVLNEEKMDTSFFDYEKDFKVSETIAMPVVNEEMDLKSAVGIAMKNEEIAMKQYMALAENCDDEQLKKVFLDLAAMERNHKFKMEQKFVDVAYPEVW encoded by the coding sequence ATGGATTTAGAAAAATATAAACAGGTGATTTCAGATGCTATTAAAGGTGAAATTGAGGCGAAACATTTTTATGAAAAGGTTGCTAAGAGGATCAAGGATGCATATCTAAAAGAATTATTTGAGCAATTTTCCAGGGAAGAAGGAAAACATGAAACAATTTTGACCCGTGTGTTAAACGAAGAAAAAATGGACACTTCTTTTTTCGATTATGAAAAGGATTTCAAGGTATCTGAAACCATTGCAATGCCTGTTGTTAATGAGGAGATGGATCTTAAGAGTGCGGTTGGTATTGCCATGAAAAATGAAGAAATCGCCATGAAACAATATATGGCCCTTGCTGAAAATTGCGATGACGAACAATTAAAAAAGGTTTTTCTTGATCTTGCTGCCATGGAACGGAACCATAAGTTCAAAATGGAACAAAAATTTGTAGATGTCGCCTATCCCGAGGTTTGGTAA